The sequence TATAATATCTATATGAAGTTGTTTATTCATAGCTAACTCGGCAGTTTTTGTACCAATAGTTGCAATTTTACAATTAGGATTTAATTTTCTAATAAAATCTGGATAGAACTTAAATATAGAATCAATTGAACTAACTGATGTAAAAATCAACCAATCTAATTCATTAGATCTTTTCATCAATTCTTTTAATGAATCGGTATTTTCTAATTTTAATTCAAGGGTAGGAACAATTACTGCTTCTCCTCCATAATTTTCTATAAATTCTTTTGCAGCATCAGATCTTTCTTTAGGTCTTGTAATAGCTATCTTCTTCACCATATTTCCACATCTTAAAAATTATAATTAATATTGCTTGAAATTGTCTATTGTTTTATAGATATTTATTTATACAATCTATATTATACAATCTATTTAATACTTATTTAAATTTATATAATACTTATTTCTTAAATTATATATGTATAGAAATATGTATAAATTTTTTCTAAAAAATATAAATTTAATAATATAAATTAATAATTATTATTTTTCTTTTTTAAAAAATAATTATTTTGGTTAAGAAATTTAATTTTTTTTTAAAATAATTATTTTGGATAAAAAATTTAAAATCTAATTATGGCTATTAGGGGATATTGATGAAAATTTTATTTTTAAACTTACCATATAAATTTAATATAAGTAGAGCAAGTAGATGGCCTGAGAAGACTAAATCAGGTACTTTATACTATCCTTACTGGTTAGCATACTGTGTAGGACTATGTGAGAAGGAAGGATATGAATGTAAATTAGTGGACTGTATTACAAAAGAATATTCAATTGAAGATACAATCGAAGAAGTTAAAAATTATCAACCTGATTATATTATGTCTGAGATAACAACTCCTACATCTAGTTATGATTATAAAGTTATTAATGCAATTAAAGAGGCTTATCCTAAGGCTAAAATAATGATTGGAGGAACTCATGCAACTATTTTACCTGATGAGGTACTTAATGAATGTTTAGGTATTGATTATATTCTTCGCCAAGAATATGATTACACAGTAGGGGAGATAATATCTTGTGATGATATTTCAAATGTTAAAGGAGTTTCTTATAGAGTCAATTCTGAGGGTGTAGATATTGGAAGTTTAGATGATATTAATTTGCTATCTGATTTTAGCTTATCTGATTCTATTAGTTTTGAAATTAGACATACCGAAGATAGGGAGCCATTAGAAGATTTGGATAGTATTCCTTATGTTTCAAAGGTTTATAAGAAATATTTAAACTTTGATGATTATGCTTATGCATTTGCTCAAAAACCAATGATTCAAATTGTATCATCAAGAGGATGTCCTAATCAATGTAATTTCTGTAGTTATCCCTCAACAATGGGTGGGAGAATATATAGAACAAGATCTGTAAGTGATTTAGCAGATGAATTCGAGTATATTTTAAATGAACTTCCTGAAATTAAAGAGATCTTTATTGAAGATGATACCTTTACTATAGACCAAAAAAGAGTAGTTGAGTTTTGTGATGAAATCATAGAAAGAGCTTTAAATCCAGTTTGGTCTTGTAATACAAGAGTTGATTTAAGTTATGAGACTATGAAAAAAATGAAGGATGCTGGTTGTAGGTTACTTGTTTGTGGTTATGAATCTGGTAACCAGGATGTTTTAAATGAGATTAAAAAGGGAATTACCCTTGAACAATCTAGGGCTTTTGCAGAAAATGCAAGAAAATTAGATATTAAGGTATTTGGATGCTTTATGATTGGCCTTACAGGAGATAGCATTGAAACAATTAATCAGACTTATAAATTTGCACAATCTGTTTATCCAGATATGTGTTTTTTCCAGCAAG is a genomic window of Methanobrevibacter olleyae containing:
- a CDS encoding B12-binding domain-containing radical SAM protein, which encodes MKILFLNLPYKFNISRASRWPEKTKSGTLYYPYWLAYCVGLCEKEGYECKLVDCITKEYSIEDTIEEVKNYQPDYIMSEITTPTSSYDYKVINAIKEAYPKAKIMIGGTHATILPDEVLNECLGIDYILRQEYDYTVGEIISCDDISNVKGVSYRVNSEGVDIGSLDDINLLSDFSLSDSISFEIRHTEDREPLEDLDSIPYVSKVYKKYLNFDDYAYAFAQKPMIQIVSSRGCPNQCNFCSYPSTMGGRIYRTRSVSDLADEFEYILNELPEIKEIFIEDDTFTIDQKRVVEFCDEIIERALNPVWSCNTRVDLSYETMKKMKDAGCRLLVCGYESGNQDVLNEIKKGITLEQSRAFAENARKLDIKVFGCFMIGLTGDSIETINQTYKFAQSVYPDMCFFQQAVPFPGTEFYKWAKENGYLITEDYSNWLNGDGYLNCLVDYPYADHREIEKLRDNLMSKYYFSFAYIVKTFLANLSWIEFKRVMRGGTRYIFFRIKKVLNRSNNLE